CCACCCTCGAGGTCGGCTACGACCGCACCGTCCGACTCGTGTTCTGGCACGGGCCCAACGTCGACGTGGCCCGGTACGTGTACCTGGAGCTCGCCACCGGCAGCCCTCCCGGCACGCCGTCGTTCGCCTCCGCGCCGACCCCGACCGTGGTCGGCCGCGCGGTCCCGGGGAGCACCCTGTCGGTCCGGACGGGGACCTGGCGGCCCGGCCCCGTCACGCTCGCCTATCAGTGGTACCGCGACGGCCAGCGGATCTCCGACGCGTCGGGGCCGACCTACGAGGTCGACGCGCGCTTCGACGGCGGCAAGCGGATCACCGTCGGCGTCCGGGGCAGCGCACCGGGCCGTGCGTCGGTCGAGCGCGTCTCGGCTCCGACCCCGCGTGTCACGATGCCCGTCATCTCCCCAGGCGTGCCGGCGATCGGCGGGCTCCCGCTCGTCGGACGGCAGCTCACCGTCAGGACCGGGTTCTGGCGTCCGGCGCCCATCACGCTGACCTACCGGTGGCTGCGCGACGGGGTGGTCATCCCGGGCGCCGAGGAGCCCGCGTACACGCCGGTCGCCGCCGACCGCGGGCGGCTCCTCGAGGTGAGCGTGACGGGAGAGCGGTACCCCTACCCCACCGTCTCGCGGACCAGCGTCGCGGTGCGCGTCGGGTGAGGCGGAGGACGGCGGCGTCGCCTCGCGGACTACGGGGCGACGCGGCCGTTCTTCTGGAACGCGGCGTGCGTCAGTGGCATGAGCCGCTCGAACTCGGTCTCCATCTTCTCGGCGCACATCTCGATCTCCCGCTGCGGGAAGCTCGGGAACGTCGAGTCCTCGTGCTTGGTGCGCAGCGACAGGAAGTTCATCAGCGCACGCGCGTTGAGCGTGACGTACATCGACGAGTAGATGTTCAGCGGGAGCACGATGCGGGCGACCTCGCGCGCCACGCCCTGCGCGAGCATCCGCTGGTAGGAGGCGTATGCCTCGGCGGAGGTGCGGCGGGTCTCCTCCTGCACGAGCGCCGTCTGCTCGGGGATGCCCGCGTGGAACTCGTAGGCACCGGGCTTGCCGACCTGCACGAGGTTGCGCTCGGGGCCGGGCACGTAGAACACGGCGTCGAGCTCCTTGTAGCGGCCCGACTCCTCGTTGTAGGAGGCCATGCGGTGCCGCATGAACTCGCGGAACACGAAGATCGGCGCCTGCACGTAGAAGGTCATCGAGTTGTGCTCGAAG
This genomic interval from Clavibacter michiganensis contains the following:
- the thyX gene encoding FAD-dependent thymidylate synthase — encoded protein: MTVVPHDDIAFRSDMTVELVRSSAHDSDVIFAARVSTAGEKTLERALDEPDGQDRALEGDVDTEAEEKRVKRDRGLINYLMRDRHGSPFEHNSMTFYVQAPIFVFREFMRHRMASYNEESGRYKELDAVFYVPGPERNLVQVGKPGAYEFHAGIPEQTALVQEETRRTSAEAYASYQRMLAQGVAREVARIVLPLNIYSSMYVTLNARALMNFLSLRTKHEDSTFPSFPQREIEMCAEKMETEFERLMPLTHAAFQKNGRVAP